One segment of Nostoc flagelliforme CCNUN1 DNA contains the following:
- the polA gene encoding DNA polymerase I produces MSEITSTTATRPTFILVDGHSLAYRSYFAFAKGRDGGLRTKTGIPTSICFGFVKCLLEVMATQQPQAMAIAFDLGEATFRHEADDTYKADRKETPEDFIPDLENLHELLNGFNLPIFTAPGYEADDVLGTLSQRVTAAGYRVKILTGDRDLFQLIDSDKEITVLNFSPDALKRSTNSITEFEAEQVKEKMGVLPSQIVDFKALCGDKSDNIPGVKGIGEKTAVQLLNTYGSLDGVYAALDEIKGATQKKLATGKEDAEKSRYLATIVLDVPIEFDLENCKLKGFDTNVLAPILEKLEFKSFLGKINDLQQRFGGKVEEKQEAKTDISNPNTNLEFNTNEDNDLWFFSASDTAAVTQQSTSPITPRIINSEAKLTELVKLLQKFTNPETPVAWDTETTDLEPRDAELVGIGCCWGTQPDEVAYIPVGHKTGENLHKDLALEALRPILESTDYPKALQNGKFDRLVLKCQGINLAGVVFDPMLASYILNPDSSHNLMDLSQRYLGLIAKSYLDLVPKGKTIADIDIPAVADYCGMDAYSTFSLVSKLREELDKIPTLSKLLVEVEQPLEAVLAEMEYTGVRINSAYLQELSQHLETELARLKQEATEIAGENFNLGSPKQLSQILFEKLGLSTRHSRKIQTGFSTDAATLEKLQEDDNTGFVEAIIEYRTLSKLKSTYVDALPALVRPDTQRVHTDFNQAATSTGRLSSSNPNLQNIPIRTAFSRQIRKAFLPEPGWLMVAADYSQIELRILAHLSQEPILVQAYQQNEDVHTVTARLVFEKENITSEERGMAKTINFGVIYGMGSLRFSRSTGIDKTIANEFIKRFNERYPKVFAYLERMKKEAIALGYVETIFGRRRYFDFTNNSLRKLKGSNPEDIDLSKLKNLGAYDAGLLRSAANAPIQGSNADIIKIAMVRLHEVLKNYQARLLLQVHDELVFEIPPHEWEELQPQIKSVMENAVQLSVPLLVDARVGENWMETK; encoded by the coding sequence CTGCTAGAGGTAATGGCAACACAACAGCCACAAGCAATGGCGATCGCTTTTGATTTGGGTGAGGCGACTTTTCGCCATGAAGCTGATGATACTTATAAAGCCGATCGCAAGGAAACGCCAGAAGACTTCATTCCCGACTTAGAAAACCTGCATGAGTTGCTCAATGGCTTCAATCTACCAATTTTCACTGCCCCTGGTTATGAGGCAGATGATGTTTTGGGAACATTATCACAACGAGTAACTGCTGCTGGGTATAGGGTGAAGATTCTCACTGGCGATCGCGATTTATTTCAACTAATTGACTCTGACAAAGAAATCACTGTTCTGAATTTTAGTCCAGATGCCCTAAAGCGCTCTACAAATAGCATCACGGAATTTGAAGCAGAACAAGTCAAAGAAAAAATGGGGGTTTTACCTTCACAAATTGTTGATTTCAAAGCTCTTTGTGGTGATAAATCAGATAATATTCCTGGTGTCAAGGGAATTGGAGAAAAGACAGCAGTGCAGCTGTTAAATACTTATGGTTCACTTGATGGTGTTTATGCTGCGTTAGATGAAATAAAAGGCGCAACTCAGAAAAAACTGGCAACGGGTAAAGAAGATGCCGAGAAGTCTCGCTATTTGGCAACCATAGTTTTAGATGTTCCTATAGAATTTGATTTAGAAAATTGCAAGTTAAAAGGTTTTGATACAAACGTTTTAGCACCAATTTTAGAAAAATTAGAATTCAAGTCTTTTTTAGGTAAAATAAACGACTTGCAGCAACGTTTTGGGGGGAAAGTTGAAGAAAAGCAAGAAGCCAAAACAGATATAAGTAACCCCAATACTAACTTAGAATTCAACACTAATGAAGATAATGATTTGTGGTTTTTCAGTGCTAGTGATACAGCCGCAGTTACACAACAATCTACTTCCCCAATTACACCACGCATCATCAACAGTGAAGCCAAATTAACTGAGTTAGTGAAACTTTTGCAAAAATTCACTAATCCAGAAACACCCGTTGCTTGGGACACTGAAACCACCGATTTAGAACCAAGAGACGCTGAGTTAGTAGGAATTGGTTGCTGTTGGGGAACGCAACCAGATGAGGTAGCCTATATTCCTGTGGGGCACAAAACTGGGGAAAATTTGCATAAAGATTTGGCGCTAGAAGCATTACGCCCAATTCTCGAAAGTACTGATTATCCCAAAGCTTTACAGAATGGAAAATTTGACCGTTTAGTTTTAAAGTGTCAAGGAATTAATTTGGCGGGAGTAGTTTTTGATCCTATGCTCGCAAGTTACATCCTAAATCCCGATTCAAGTCACAATTTGATGGATTTGTCGCAGCGATATTTGGGATTGATAGCGAAAAGTTATTTGGATTTAGTTCCTAAAGGTAAAACCATTGCTGATATAGATATTCCTGCCGTAGCAGATTACTGTGGTATGGATGCCTATTCTACCTTTAGCTTAGTGTCCAAATTGCGTGAAGAACTAGATAAAATTCCAACTTTGTCTAAGCTATTAGTGGAAGTGGAACAGCCACTAGAAGCGGTTTTAGCCGAAATGGAATACACGGGTGTTCGCATTAATTCAGCTTATTTACAAGAACTTTCACAGCATTTAGAAACTGAGCTAGCTAGGTTAAAACAGGAAGCCACTGAAATAGCTGGGGAAAATTTTAACTTGGGTTCGCCTAAGCAGTTGAGCCAAATTTTGTTTGAAAAGTTGGGGTTAAGTACTAGACATTCTCGCAAAATTCAAACGGGCTTTTCTACAGATGCAGCAACACTAGAAAAACTCCAAGAAGATGATAATACTGGATTTGTTGAGGCGATAATTGAGTATCGCACTCTATCTAAATTAAAGTCTACTTATGTTGATGCATTACCTGCATTGGTGCGTCCAGATACACAGCGAGTGCATACTGATTTTAATCAAGCAGCAACATCAACTGGTAGATTATCTTCTTCTAATCCAAATTTGCAAAATATCCCCATTCGTACAGCTTTTAGTCGCCAAATTCGGAAGGCGTTTTTGCCAGAACCTGGTTGGTTAATGGTGGCTGCTGATTACTCACAAATTGAATTGCGGATTTTGGCTCATTTGAGTCAAGAGCCGATATTAGTGCAAGCATATCAGCAAAATGAAGATGTTCACACTGTGACGGCGCGGTTAGTGTTTGAAAAAGAAAATATAACCTCAGAAGAACGAGGGATGGCAAAAACTATCAATTTTGGCGTGATTTATGGAATGGGTTCTCTAAGATTTTCGCGCTCAACTGGGATAGATAAGACTATTGCTAACGAGTTTATTAAGCGGTTTAATGAACGATATCCGAAAGTTTTTGCATATTTAGAGCGAATGAAAAAAGAAGCGATCGCTCTTGGTTATGTAGAAACTATTTTCGGTCGCCGTCGTTATTTTGATTTTACTAATAACAGTTTACGCAAACTAAAAGGCAGTAACCCAGAAGATATTGATCTGAGTAAATTGAAAAATTTGGGTGCTTATGATGCAGGTTTACTACGCTCTGCTGCTAATGCACCAATTCAAGGTTCCAATGCTGATATTATCAAAATTGCAATGGTGAGATTGCATGAGGTTCTCAAAAACTATCAGGCGCGTTTGTTGTTGCAAGTTCACGATGAATTAGTGTTTGAAATTCCCCCTCATGAATGGGAAGAATTACAACCGCAAATTAAGTCGGTGATGGAAAATGCAGTCCAGTTAAGTGTGCCGTTACTGGTGGATGCGCGTGTCGGTGAAAATTGGATGGAGACGAAGTAA